A part of Amycolatopsis lurida genomic DNA contains:
- a CDS encoding TetR/AcrR family transcriptional regulator has product MSADERRRMIVQSVLPLLVEHGAGVTSSQIARAAGIGEGTVFRVFKDKDELFATCFAEALKPDQALDAIAVIDLDQPLDDRLVEAADALSAHLQRMGALMAVMHGSGKRPEHRHGDRRDRRKESMSAMRDAMAELFEPEKDRLRLPPAQSAALFLSLLFSGRIRFGETGDESTTMELVDVFLNGALAAA; this is encoded by the coding sequence ATGAGCGCCGACGAGCGGCGCCGGATGATCGTCCAGTCCGTGCTGCCCTTGCTGGTGGAACACGGCGCCGGTGTCACGTCGAGCCAGATCGCACGCGCCGCAGGCATCGGCGAGGGCACGGTCTTCCGCGTGTTCAAGGACAAGGACGAACTGTTCGCCACCTGCTTCGCCGAAGCGCTGAAACCCGACCAGGCACTCGACGCGATCGCGGTCATCGACCTCGACCAGCCCCTCGACGACAGGCTCGTCGAAGCGGCCGACGCGCTGAGCGCGCACCTTCAGCGCATGGGCGCGCTCATGGCGGTCATGCACGGCTCCGGCAAGCGGCCGGAACATCGCCACGGCGACCGCAGGGACAGGCGCAAGGAGTCGATGAGCGCCATGCGCGACGCCATGGCCGAGCTGTTCGAACCGGAGAAGGACCGGCTCCGCCTGCCGCCGGCGCAGTCCGCGGCGCTCTTCCTGTCGTTGCTGTTCAGCGGCCGGATCCGGTTCGGTGAAACCGGCGACGAATCCACCACGATGGAACTCGTCGACGTGTTCCTCAACGGCGCCTTGGCGGCCGCGTGA
- a CDS encoding ABC transporter substrate-binding protein → MHLSRRGFLAGTAALGATGLLTACGYQEEAPTQGAGATWSFTDDRGRKLEGERPTRIVAQVTAAAALWDLGVKSIGIFGPSKFADGKPDPQAGGVDLNAVTSLGNVYNEFNFDKFVSLNPQLLVSVMYLKDQMWYIPDTQTEKIDKAAPSVGVRLQGLAMPEGIAKFIALAKALGADTETPAIKAAKAEYEKADAALGDAIKKASALKVLLISAQKDTVYIANPPSFATSRHYQNKGMNFVLPEAPDPSQGGYYQQISWENIGKYTADVIMYDNRGGSLSLGPDGLGGVPTWAQLPAVKAGKLIPWNNETPFSYQRFTPQLTELTAALNKFA, encoded by the coding sequence ATGCACCTCTCTCGACGCGGCTTCCTCGCCGGCACCGCGGCGCTCGGCGCCACCGGCCTCCTGACCGCCTGCGGTTACCAGGAAGAGGCCCCCACGCAGGGAGCGGGCGCGACCTGGTCGTTCACCGACGACCGCGGCCGCAAACTCGAAGGCGAGCGGCCGACCCGGATCGTCGCGCAGGTGACCGCCGCGGCGGCGCTGTGGGACCTCGGCGTGAAGTCGATCGGGATCTTCGGCCCGTCGAAGTTCGCCGACGGCAAACCGGATCCGCAGGCGGGCGGCGTCGACCTGAACGCGGTGACGTCGCTCGGGAACGTCTACAACGAGTTCAACTTCGACAAGTTCGTCTCGCTGAACCCGCAGCTGCTGGTCAGCGTGATGTACCTGAAGGACCAGATGTGGTACATCCCGGACACGCAGACGGAGAAGATCGACAAGGCCGCGCCGAGCGTCGGCGTCCGGCTGCAGGGGCTCGCGATGCCGGAGGGAATCGCGAAGTTCATCGCGCTGGCGAAGGCGCTCGGAGCCGACACGGAAACCCCGGCGATCAAGGCTGCGAAGGCCGAGTACGAGAAGGCCGACGCCGCGCTCGGTGACGCGATCAAGAAGGCCTCCGCACTGAAGGTCCTCCTGATCTCCGCGCAGAAGGACACCGTCTACATCGCGAACCCGCCGTCGTTCGCGACCTCGAGGCACTATCAGAACAAGGGGATGAACTTCGTCCTCCCCGAGGCGCCGGACCCGAGCCAGGGCGGTTATTACCAGCAGATCAGCTGGGAGAACATCGGCAAGTACACCGCCGACGTGATCATGTACGACAACCGCGGCGGTTCGCTCTCGCTCGGCCCGGACGGCCTCGGCGGCGTGCCGACCTGGGCCCAGCTGCCCGCGGTGAAGGCCGGGAAGCTGATCCCCTGGAACAACGAGACACCGTTCTCGTACCAACGCTTCACGCCGCAGCTGACGGAACTGACCGCGGCGCTGAACAAGTTCGCCTAG
- a CDS encoding ABC transporter ATP-binding protein — protein sequence MELFMARGGRRRRPPSTVPDSGLTGPVDIPEPEPEALPKDLKSRLNRMWVNVAGTVRGLPKVAKLTWQASPVLTIVITLVTLLSGLLPTATAYVAKLLIDSVVAAIQGHGTKSAIVGVALFQFGILVLTAISQALTTYGQSLLQERMTLTIRHQVMDHASKLHLSYFEGSASYDMLRQAAQEAPTRPLSMMNSALGLLRTSITFGSMIALLVSISPLLALVALVAPIPAFISQSKYGARAFWLTVMMSPLKRRMDYLSSLVTTDTYAKETKLFGLGPYFVDRFQRLGQVFYDRQRTLTRKRSVSSTSWGLLSTAAGSAIALYIALEAVGGRLTLGDLALYTAAAASVQTSVQGLFTAFSGMYENNLYLDTLYRFLGTKPEIVAPPEPRPLPSTVEGHIRFEEVSFTYPGAADPALDGVSFEIRPGETVAVVGRNGAGKSTLFKLLCRLYDPTGGRILLDDVDIREYDPVELRRRISAMFQDYVTYQGTAAENIGLGDLTHLVDRERIETSAKRAGADERIERLPSGYDTPLGRWFDQGVSLSGGEWQKIALSRAFLREAPILILDEPTSALDARAEHDLFSRLRELSEGRTTLYISHRFSTVRQAERILLLEHGKVAEYGTHDELMAAKAGYAELFTLQAAAYLDEA from the coding sequence CTGGAACTGTTCATGGCCCGCGGCGGCAGGCGGCGCCGTCCGCCGTCGACGGTGCCCGACAGCGGCCTGACCGGCCCGGTCGACATCCCGGAGCCCGAACCCGAAGCCCTCCCGAAAGACCTGAAGTCCCGGCTCAACCGCATGTGGGTCAACGTCGCGGGCACGGTCCGCGGCCTGCCGAAGGTCGCGAAGCTGACCTGGCAGGCAAGCCCGGTGCTGACCATCGTGATCACCCTGGTGACGCTGCTTTCCGGCCTCCTCCCGACGGCGACCGCGTACGTCGCGAAGCTGCTGATCGATTCGGTGGTCGCGGCGATCCAAGGGCACGGGACGAAGAGCGCGATCGTCGGTGTCGCCCTCTTCCAGTTCGGCATCCTCGTGCTCACCGCGATTTCGCAGGCGCTGACCACCTACGGCCAATCCCTGCTGCAGGAACGGATGACGCTGACCATCCGCCACCAGGTGATGGACCACGCGAGCAAACTGCACCTTTCGTACTTCGAGGGTTCCGCGTCCTACGACATGCTGCGCCAAGCCGCGCAGGAGGCGCCGACGCGGCCGCTGTCGATGATGAACTCGGCACTGGGCCTGCTCCGGACGTCGATCACCTTCGGCAGCATGATCGCACTGCTCGTCTCGATCAGCCCGCTGCTGGCGCTCGTCGCGCTCGTGGCACCGATCCCCGCGTTCATCTCCCAGTCGAAGTACGGCGCCCGCGCGTTCTGGTTGACGGTGATGATGTCCCCGCTGAAACGGCGGATGGACTATCTGTCCTCTTTGGTCACCACGGACACGTACGCCAAGGAGACCAAGCTGTTCGGGCTCGGCCCGTACTTCGTCGACCGGTTCCAGCGGCTCGGCCAGGTCTTCTACGACCGGCAGCGCACACTGACCCGAAAGCGCAGCGTCAGCTCGACGTCGTGGGGCCTCCTCAGCACCGCCGCGGGCTCCGCGATCGCGCTGTACATCGCGCTGGAGGCCGTCGGCGGCAGGCTCACCCTCGGCGATCTGGCGCTGTACACGGCCGCCGCGGCGTCGGTGCAGACGTCCGTCCAAGGGTTGTTCACCGCGTTTTCCGGGATGTACGAGAACAATCTCTACCTCGACACGCTGTATCGGTTCCTCGGGACGAAACCGGAGATCGTCGCGCCACCGGAGCCGCGCCCTCTTCCGTCCACTGTGGAGGGACACATCCGGTTCGAAGAAGTGTCCTTCACCTATCCCGGGGCGGCCGACCCCGCTCTCGACGGCGTGAGCTTCGAGATCCGGCCGGGCGAGACGGTCGCCGTCGTCGGCCGCAACGGCGCCGGGAAGTCGACACTGTTCAAACTGCTGTGCCGGCTGTACGACCCGACGGGCGGGCGGATCCTGCTCGACGACGTCGACATCCGCGAGTACGACCCGGTCGAACTGCGGCGGCGGATCAGCGCGATGTTCCAGGACTACGTGACGTATCAGGGCACCGCGGCCGAGAACATCGGGCTCGGCGACCTGACGCATCTCGTCGACCGGGAGCGGATCGAGACATCGGCGAAACGGGCCGGTGCCGACGAGCGGATCGAGCGCCTGCCCAGCGGCTACGACACCCCGCTCGGCCGCTGGTTCGACCAGGGCGTCAGCCTGTCCGGTGGCGAATGGCAGAAGATCGCGCTGTCCAGGGCGTTCCTGCGGGAAGCGCCGATCCTGATCCTCGACGAACCGACATCCGCGCTGGACGCGCGGGCCGAGCACGACCTCTTCTCAAGGCTGCGGGAGCTTTCGGAGGGGCGCACGACGCTGTACATCTCGCACCGGTTCTCCACCGTCCGGCAGGCGGAGCGGATTTTGTTGCTGGAGCACGGAAAGGTCGCCGAATACGGGACACACGACGAGCTGATGGCGGCGAAGGCGGGCTATGCCGAGCTGTTCACGTTGCAGGCCGCCGCGTACCTCGACGAGGCCTGA
- a CDS encoding dihydrolipoamide acetyltransferase family protein, protein MPEYKQFPLADTAEGLTEADIIAWQVKPGDKVTVNQIVVEVETAKAAVELPIPWAGVVTELLVEPGQTVEVGAPILTIDVDPDGKAAPAPAAAPVAEEPAEEEMKPLVGYGSKAVVTQRRARKGAAPAAPAAAPVAVAPQPAVTPQPKGGYVPLAKPPVRKLAKDLGVDLHALTGSADGGVITRDDVRAAANGSTAPAATVSTVSDSDSGYDPATRERRVPIKGVRKATAAAMVQSAYTAPHVTEFLTIDVTPMMEFREKLKKSREFAGVKVTPLTFAAKAVCLAAKRTPDVNAVWDEAAQEIVYKDYVHLGIAAATPRGLVVPKVRDADSMSLKELAIALTELTDVAREGKTTPAAMLGGTITITNVGVFGVDTGTPIINPGESAILCLGAIKDTPWVVDGEIKVRKVLQLSLSFDHRVVDGQQGSEFLADVGALLADPAVAITY, encoded by the coding sequence ATGCCCGAGTACAAACAATTCCCCCTCGCCGACACGGCCGAGGGGCTGACCGAGGCCGACATCATCGCCTGGCAGGTCAAGCCGGGTGACAAGGTCACGGTGAACCAGATCGTCGTCGAGGTCGAGACCGCGAAGGCCGCCGTCGAACTGCCCATCCCGTGGGCGGGCGTGGTCACCGAACTGCTCGTCGAACCGGGCCAGACGGTGGAGGTCGGCGCGCCGATCCTCACCATCGACGTCGACCCGGACGGCAAGGCGGCCCCGGCACCCGCCGCCGCGCCCGTGGCGGAGGAGCCGGCGGAAGAGGAGATGAAGCCGCTGGTCGGCTACGGCTCCAAGGCCGTCGTCACGCAGCGGCGTGCGCGCAAGGGCGCGGCTCCGGCTGCTCCTGCCGCCGCGCCGGTGGCTGTGGCACCCCAGCCTGCGGTGACTCCGCAGCCAAAGGGCGGGTACGTGCCGCTGGCGAAGCCGCCGGTGCGCAAGCTGGCCAAGGACCTCGGCGTCGACCTGCACGCGCTCACCGGCTCCGCCGACGGCGGCGTCATCACGCGTGACGACGTGCGGGCGGCCGCCAACGGTTCCACCGCACCCGCCGCCACTGTGTCCACTGTGTCCGATTCGGACAGCGGTTACGACCCGGCGACCCGGGAACGCCGGGTGCCGATCAAGGGCGTCCGCAAGGCCACCGCCGCCGCGATGGTGCAGAGCGCGTACACCGCCCCGCACGTCACGGAGTTCCTGACCATCGACGTCACGCCGATGATGGAATTCCGGGAGAAGCTGAAGAAGTCGCGCGAGTTCGCCGGGGTCAAGGTCACCCCGCTGACCTTCGCGGCGAAGGCCGTGTGCCTGGCGGCCAAGCGCACTCCGGACGTCAACGCGGTGTGGGACGAGGCGGCGCAGGAGATCGTCTACAAGGACTACGTGCACCTCGGGATCGCCGCGGCCACGCCGCGCGGGCTCGTCGTACCCAAGGTCCGTGACGCGGATTCGATGTCCCTCAAGGAACTCGCGATCGCGCTCACCGAGCTGACCGACGTCGCCCGCGAGGGCAAGACCACGCCGGCGGCCATGCTCGGCGGCACGATCACCATCACCAACGTCGGCGTCTTCGGCGTCGACACCGGGACGCCGATCATCAACCCCGGCGAGTCCGCGATCCTGTGCCTCGGCGCGATCAAGGACACCCCGTGGGTGGTCGACGGCGAGATCAAGGTGCGCAAGGTGCTCCAGCTTTCGCTGAGCTTCGACCACCGCGTGGTCGACGGGCAGCAGGGTTCGGAGTTCCTGGCCGACGTCGGCGCGCTGCTGGCCGACCCCGCGGTCGCGATCACCTACTGA
- the pdhA gene encoding pyruvate dehydrogenase (acetyl-transferring) E1 component subunit alpha: MPSEHWTHPEPGDGPAAVAAQPSPEQVIAGLRATSEGGAELTQLLTPEGERISSPQFDRYVDDIDAEALKGLYRDMVLVRRADREANAMQRQGQLGIWVPLLGQEAAQIGSGRALRKGDMAFPSYREHGVAYTRGVDLKEVLGIFRCTDHSGWDYKAHGFHPYTIVIGNQVLNAAGYAMGQKFEGKVGDDDSEATICYFGDGATSQGDVHEGFVWAAVYDAPLVFFCQNNQWAISEPTERQSRLPLYQRARGYGFPGIRVDGNDVLACLAVSRWALEECRHGNGPVLIEAFTYRMDAHTTTDDPTRYRLSDELEEWKLKDPIERVRAYLARGGGADQAFFDQVQADSDAFAAELREYCFNMPEPPPERIFSNVYAESTPLLDAQREEFLSYMDGFVGAGEH; the protein is encoded by the coding sequence ATGCCGTCCGAACACTGGACGCACCCGGAGCCTGGAGATGGTCCCGCCGCCGTAGCGGCGCAGCCTTCCCCCGAACAGGTGATCGCCGGTTTGCGAGCAACGAGCGAAGGTGGCGCTGAGCTGACTCAGCTGCTCACCCCCGAAGGCGAACGGATCTCTTCGCCGCAATTCGACCGCTACGTCGACGACATCGACGCCGAAGCCCTCAAGGGCCTGTACCGCGACATGGTCTTGGTCCGCCGCGCGGACCGCGAGGCCAACGCGATGCAGCGCCAGGGCCAGCTCGGCATCTGGGTGCCGCTGCTCGGGCAGGAGGCCGCGCAGATCGGCTCCGGCCGTGCGCTGCGGAAGGGGGACATGGCGTTCCCCAGCTACCGCGAGCATGGCGTCGCGTACACCCGCGGCGTCGACCTCAAAGAGGTGCTCGGCATCTTCCGCTGCACCGACCACAGCGGCTGGGACTACAAGGCCCACGGCTTCCACCCGTACACCATCGTGATCGGCAACCAGGTGCTCAACGCCGCCGGTTACGCGATGGGCCAGAAGTTCGAAGGCAAGGTCGGCGACGACGACAGCGAAGCGACTATCTGTTACTTCGGTGACGGAGCGACTTCGCAGGGCGACGTGCACGAAGGCTTCGTCTGGGCCGCCGTCTACGACGCGCCGCTCGTGTTCTTCTGCCAGAACAACCAATGGGCGATCTCGGAGCCCACCGAACGTCAGTCGCGCCTGCCGCTGTACCAGCGCGCCCGCGGCTACGGTTTCCCCGGCATCCGCGTGGACGGCAACGACGTCCTCGCCTGCCTCGCGGTCTCCCGCTGGGCACTGGAGGAGTGCCGCCACGGCAACGGCCCCGTGCTGATCGAGGCGTTCACCTACCGGATGGACGCGCACACCACCACCGACGACCCCACCCGCTACCGGCTCTCCGACGAGCTGGAGGAGTGGAAGCTGAAGGACCCGATCGAGCGCGTCCGGGCGTACCTCGCCCGTGGTGGCGGCGCCGACCAGGCGTTCTTCGACCAGGTGCAGGCCGATTCGGACGCGTTCGCGGCCGAGCTGCGCGAGTACTGCTTCAACATGCCCGAACCGCCACCGGAGCGGATCTTCTCCAACGTGTACGCGGAATCCACGCCGCTGCTGGACGCGCAGCGTGAAGAGTTCCTGTCCTACATGGACGGTTTTGTCGGGGCGGGTGAGCACTGA
- a CDS encoding alpha/beta fold hydrolase, which yields MFEGFELENVDTGEVTFRVRHGGSGPPVVLLHGHPRTHTTWYDVAPRLADAFTVVCPDLPGYGQSSKPETTEDHSAHSKRAMARHVVALMRHLGHERFAVAGHDRGSAVAYRLALDHPEVVTKLAILDGIPIGEHLSRADAKFAQAWWHWFFFGQLAKPAERVINADPDAWYGGDPEAMGAENHADFLRAIHDPETVHAMLEDYRAGLGPDREADDADKAAGRKIECPLLVLWSSLDDLEDLYGDPVVIWREWAEDVRGFAVESGHHVAEDNPADLAAALREFLG from the coding sequence ATGTTCGAAGGCTTCGAGCTCGAAAACGTCGACACCGGCGAAGTGACCTTCAGGGTCCGCCACGGCGGATCGGGGCCGCCCGTCGTACTCCTGCACGGACATCCCCGCACCCACACCACCTGGTACGACGTCGCGCCCCGGCTCGCGGACGCGTTCACCGTCGTCTGCCCGGATCTCCCCGGCTACGGCCAGTCTTCGAAACCCGAGACCACCGAAGACCACTCCGCGCACTCGAAACGTGCCATGGCCAGGCATGTCGTCGCGCTCATGCGGCACCTCGGCCACGAACGGTTCGCCGTGGCCGGCCACGATCGCGGCAGCGCCGTCGCCTATCGCCTCGCGCTCGATCACCCCGAGGTCGTCACGAAACTCGCCATCCTCGACGGCATCCCGATCGGTGAGCACCTTTCGCGCGCCGACGCGAAGTTCGCGCAGGCTTGGTGGCACTGGTTCTTCTTCGGCCAGCTCGCGAAACCCGCCGAGCGGGTGATCAACGCGGACCCGGACGCCTGGTACGGCGGAGATCCCGAAGCGATGGGCGCGGAAAACCACGCCGACTTCCTCCGCGCGATCCATGATCCCGAGACGGTCCACGCGATGCTCGAGGACTACCGCGCGGGTCTCGGGCCCGACCGTGAAGCCGACGACGCCGACAAAGCGGCCGGGAGGAAGATCGAGTGCCCGCTCCTCGTCCTGTGGTCCAGCCTGGACGACCTCGAAGACCTTTATGGCGATCCGGTCGTCATTTGGCGCGAATGGGCCGAAGACGTCCGCGGTTTCGCCGTCGAGTCCGGGCACCACGTGGCCGAGGACAACCCGGCCGATCTCGCGGCGGCGTTGCGGGAGTTCCTGGGCTAA
- a CDS encoding M20/M25/M40 family metallo-hydrolase, protein MEHKSVRETVVSNWTNDVLPSLSGLVAIPALSPAFDSEWAKTGHLAAAVEHVRSWIAARGIPGATLEVVELEGRSPLLVVDIPATSEAAEKGTVLMYGHLDKQPPVGGWSEGLDPWTPVIRDGRLYGRGAVDDGYSGYAATTAIEAVRAAGGEHSRAVVLLETGEESGSPDLPAYVEHLKEKLGEVSLVVCLDAGGTDYKRLWLTTSLRGMLHVNVTVKVLESAQHSGMASGIVASSFRVLRVLLDRIENAETGEIKLAELSVDIPENRVDEARGVVEIAPGAAKTLFPVVGRTVSDDDLELLLNNSWRPTLSVIGAEGFPLPADAGNVLRDSTTLTLSFRLPPTADAKAAMEAVRRVLTTDVPYDASVELGDFQAENGWNAPDTAPWLDEILHHVSGEVFGAPHKSYGMGGSIPFMGLLGEKYPDAQFVVTGACGPDSNIHVPDEWLNIDFAQRVTEAVAHILDAHARS, encoded by the coding sequence GTGGAGCACAAATCCGTACGCGAAACCGTGGTTTCGAACTGGACGAACGACGTCCTTCCCAGCCTGTCCGGCCTGGTGGCGATCCCCGCCTTGTCGCCGGCGTTCGACTCCGAGTGGGCGAAGACCGGGCATCTGGCCGCCGCCGTCGAGCACGTCCGCTCCTGGATCGCCGCACGGGGGATCCCCGGCGCGACGCTCGAGGTCGTGGAGCTCGAAGGCCGCAGCCCGCTGCTGGTCGTCGACATCCCGGCGACGTCCGAAGCGGCCGAAAAGGGCACCGTGCTCATGTACGGGCACCTCGACAAGCAGCCCCCGGTCGGCGGTTGGTCCGAGGGGCTCGACCCGTGGACGCCGGTGATCCGCGACGGGCGGCTGTACGGCCGCGGCGCGGTCGACGACGGCTACTCCGGCTACGCGGCGACGACGGCGATCGAGGCCGTGCGCGCCGCCGGCGGTGAGCACTCCCGCGCGGTCGTGCTGCTGGAGACCGGTGAGGAATCCGGCAGCCCGGACCTGCCCGCCTACGTCGAGCACCTGAAGGAGAAGCTCGGCGAGGTCTCGCTGGTCGTCTGCCTCGACGCCGGCGGCACCGACTACAAGCGACTGTGGCTGACCACCAGCCTGCGCGGCATGCTGCACGTCAACGTCACCGTGAAGGTGCTCGAATCCGCGCAGCACTCCGGGATGGCCAGCGGCATCGTGGCGAGCTCGTTCCGCGTCCTGCGTGTCCTGCTCGACCGGATCGAGAACGCCGAGACCGGCGAGATCAAGCTCGCCGAGCTGAGCGTCGACATCCCGGAGAACCGCGTCGACGAGGCGCGCGGCGTCGTCGAGATCGCGCCCGGCGCGGCGAAGACGCTCTTCCCGGTGGTCGGCCGGACGGTGTCCGACGACGATCTGGAACTGCTGCTCAACAACTCGTGGCGGCCGACGCTCTCGGTGATCGGCGCGGAGGGTTTCCCGCTTCCGGCCGACGCGGGCAACGTGCTGCGCGACAGCACGACGCTGACGCTCAGCTTCCGCCTGCCGCCGACGGCTGACGCGAAGGCCGCGATGGAGGCGGTCCGCCGTGTCCTCACCACCGACGTGCCGTACGACGCTTCGGTGGAGCTCGGCGATTTCCAGGCCGAGAACGGCTGGAACGCGCCGGACACCGCGCCGTGGCTCGACGAGATCCTGCACCACGTGAGCGGCGAGGTCTTCGGCGCGCCGCACAAGAGCTACGGCATGGGCGGGTCGATCCCGTTCATGGGGTTGCTCGGCGAGAAGTACCCGGACGCGCAGTTCGTGGTCACGGGCGCCTGCGGGCCGGACTCGAACATCCACGTGCCGGACGAGTGGCTGAACATCGATTTCGCGCAGCGGGTCACCGAGGCGGTCGCCCACATCCTGGACGCGCACGCCCGGAGCTGA
- a CDS encoding FecCD family ABC transporter permease, whose protein sequence is MRTLVLTGSLVALAAVILLSIGFGSNRLSLGEVLHALFAYDGGYTDVVVRDDRLPRTVLGVLVGMALALAGSLMQAITRNPVAEPGLLGINHGAAVAIVLGSAVFSVTSPGEYVWFAFAGALAGTALVSVIGGTRGATSPLRLVLAGVAVQAVFVGINQGMQMVDTHNLQAMRFWLVGSLVNRNADQLTVLLPFFVAGVVIAIVLARALNALALGEDTARGLGANPALVRAAGMVAVGLLSASATAACGPIAFVGLMIPHVVRTLIGQDERWVMVLSALLGPVLLLGCDVLGRLLGSPGEIQVGVMTDVVGGIAFVIVARRLKAVRR, encoded by the coding sequence GTGCGAACGCTGGTCCTGACGGGCTCGCTCGTAGCGCTCGCCGCGGTCATCCTGCTGTCGATCGGCTTCGGCTCGAACCGCCTTTCCCTCGGCGAAGTCCTGCACGCGCTCTTCGCCTACGACGGCGGCTACACCGACGTCGTCGTCCGCGACGATCGCCTGCCTCGCACAGTGCTCGGCGTCCTGGTCGGGATGGCGCTCGCGCTGGCGGGCTCGCTCATGCAGGCGATCACCCGCAACCCGGTCGCGGAACCCGGCCTGCTCGGCATCAACCACGGCGCCGCCGTCGCGATCGTGCTCGGCTCCGCGGTGTTCTCGGTGACTTCGCCCGGCGAGTACGTCTGGTTCGCCTTCGCCGGGGCACTCGCGGGAACCGCGCTGGTCTCGGTGATCGGCGGGACGCGCGGCGCCACGAGCCCGCTGCGGCTGGTGCTGGCCGGCGTCGCCGTCCAGGCGGTGTTCGTCGGGATCAACCAGGGCATGCAGATGGTCGACACACACAATCTGCAGGCGATGCGGTTCTGGCTGGTCGGCTCGCTGGTCAACCGGAACGCCGACCAGCTGACCGTGCTGCTGCCGTTCTTCGTGGCGGGGGTGGTCATCGCGATCGTGCTGGCCCGGGCGCTGAACGCGCTGGCGCTGGGTGAGGACACCGCCCGCGGACTCGGCGCGAATCCGGCGCTCGTCCGCGCCGCCGGGATGGTCGCCGTCGGGTTGCTTTCGGCGTCGGCGACCGCGGCCTGCGGGCCGATCGCCTTCGTCGGCCTGATGATCCCGCACGTCGTCCGGACGCTGATCGGCCAGGACGAGCGCTGGGTGATGGTGCTCTCGGCGCTGCTCGGACCGGTACTGCTGCTCGGCTGCGACGTCCTCGGTCGTTTGCTCGGCTCACCAGGGGAGATCCAGGTCGGCGTGATGACCGACGTCGTCGGCGGGATCGCGTTCGTGATCGTGGCACGCCGGCTCAAGGCGGTGCGCCGATGA
- a CDS encoding alpha-ketoacid dehydrogenase subunit beta, with translation MADLQKLTIGKAINLGLRRAMEEDPKVLIMGEDVGKLGGVFRITDGLQKDFGEQRVLDTPLAESGIIGTAVGLAVRGFRPVCEIQFEGFIFPGFDQISSQVAKLHYRTQGKIKMPIVIRVPFGGGIGAVEHHSESPESLFAHIPGLKVVSVSNAVDAYWGIQQAIKSDDPILFFEPKKLYHSGAMKSEVDTEGTPDELFKSRVVREGTTATVVAYGPSVKVALDAAAAAEDEGKSLEVIDLRTLSPLDLEPVFESVRKTGRLIALSEAPSESSLTSEIAARVQQECFYSLEAPVLRVTGFDTPYPPAKLEEHYLPDLDRVLHTVDRSLAW, from the coding sequence ATGGCCGACCTCCAGAAACTCACCATCGGCAAGGCGATCAACCTCGGCCTCCGGCGCGCCATGGAAGAGGACCCGAAGGTCCTGATCATGGGTGAAGACGTCGGCAAGCTCGGCGGCGTCTTCCGCATCACCGACGGCCTGCAGAAGGACTTCGGCGAGCAGCGCGTCCTGGACACGCCCCTGGCGGAGTCCGGCATCATCGGCACCGCGGTCGGCCTCGCCGTCCGCGGGTTCCGCCCGGTGTGCGAAATCCAGTTCGAAGGCTTCATCTTCCCGGGCTTCGACCAGATCTCCAGCCAGGTCGCGAAGCTGCACTACCGGACGCAGGGCAAGATCAAGATGCCCATCGTGATCCGGGTGCCGTTCGGTGGCGGCATCGGCGCGGTCGAGCACCACTCGGAGTCGCCGGAATCGCTGTTCGCGCACATCCCCGGCCTGAAGGTCGTGTCGGTTTCGAACGCCGTCGACGCCTACTGGGGTATCCAGCAGGCGATCAAGTCCGACGACCCGATCCTGTTCTTCGAGCCGAAGAAGCTGTACCACTCGGGCGCGATGAAGTCCGAGGTCGACACGGAGGGCACGCCGGACGAGCTGTTCAAGTCCCGTGTCGTCCGCGAAGGCACGACGGCCACCGTCGTCGCGTACGGCCCTTCGGTGAAGGTCGCGCTCGACGCCGCGGCCGCCGCCGAGGACGAGGGCAAGTCGCTGGAAGTCATCGACCTGCGGACGCTGTCCCCGCTCGACCTGGAGCCGGTGTTCGAGTCGGTGCGCAAGACCGGGCGGCTCATCGCGCTGAGCGAGGCGCCGTCGGAATCGTCGCTGACCTCGGAGATCGCCGCGCGCGTGCAGCAGGAATGCTTCTACTCGCTGGAAGCCCCCGTGCTGCGGGTGACCGGATTCGACACGCCGTACCCGCCCGCCAAGCTCGAGGAGCACTACCTCCCCGACCTGGACCGGGTGCTGCACACCGTCGACCGTTCACTCGCCTGGTAA